A region of the Roseiflexus sp. RS-1 genome:
CCTTCGTCAGTTCTGCGCCAACGATGTCATCGAGCTGGAGATCGTTCGGTGTACGGAAGATAGCTTTGATATTGTCACCGATTTCGGTCCACAAGCGATAGGCGCGCTGACCGCCGAAGAACGGCACCGGTTCGTCGTAGAGTGGATCCTGCCAGGCTGGCTTGTATGCGGGAAACACGCCGGACGCCTTGAACATGATGTTCTGCCCTTCCGCCGTTGCGCATGCCCACTTGACGAACGTCCAGGCCGCCTCCTTGTTCTTGCTCTGCTCCGGGATCGCCATGAACGAACCGCCCCAGTTGTAATTGGCTTCTGGAGCGCGTATGACACGCCATTTCCCGACCAGATCGGGCTGCTCGCGTGTCAGACCGCCCTGCATCCAGCAGGCAATCACCATTCCGGCAAAGGCATTGTCCTTCAAGCCGGTCTGCCACTCGGCGCCCCACCAGGGAATGTTGGCATCGATCCCCTCCTTGCGGGCGCGCGCCGCGAGCTGGAACGGACGGGTCGCCTTCTCTTCGATCAGCACTTTGTTGCCATCGGCATACCCCTCACCCTGCTGGCGATAGACGGCGCCATAAATATCAGTGCCGGCATCGGCAAAGAGGGACGTCTTCCCGCCGCTCTTTTCCTTGAGTTGTTTGGCAAAGGCGAAGAAATCGTCCCACGTGCGGTTCGGACCGCCGATCAACTCCTCTACCGCTTCCGGTTCGGTTGGCAAACCGAGCGCCTCGAAAATATCCGTGCGATACCAGACCCCAGCAGGACCGATATCCCACGGCAGGCAGACCAGGCGACCATCGGCAGTCGATCCCTGGGTCCATTTATAGGCGACCATATCATTCTTGAGACTGCCCGCATCGAACGGCGGCGCCAGCAGATCGGCAAGCCCGCCCTTGGCGGTAAAATTGCCGACGCGACCAATCTCGATCGAGGCGACATCGGGAGCGCCACTTCCGGCGGCGAACGAGGTCAGAAGTTTGTCGTGCGCATCGGCGAAGGGGGTGTTGACGAAGTTGAGTTTGATGTTGGGGTGCGCCTTCTCGAACGGTTCTTTCCAGACCTCACCGACCTGATCCCACCACCAGAAGGTGATTTCCGTGACAACTGTGTCACCCTGAACCGGCGCTGCAGGTTGCGCCTGCCCGCCCGTTGGTTGACCGCCCTGAGGCGCTGCGCCGCCACAAGCCGCCAGCAGCGCCGTTGCACCAATGCCGCCTGCGCCCGCGGCAGCAACCTTGAGGAACCTGCGTCGTGAGAGTTTGGTGGTCATGATGTTCCCTTTCCTATCCAGCATCGGATGACGGACTTCGCAGTCTCGCGCATGAACCGGTGCTCAGGCGAGACTTGCAGGAAACGATTTGTACGTTCGCACCTCTGTTCATCCAGAGGCATGCCAGGCGCTGCGCGACGGATAGAATCACGCCACGGCGACAATGCTCAACCAGAACCCTGGTTGAAAACGGTTCTCCAGATGACGCGACTGTGAGCGGTCACAAGTCAGATTCCACTAATCAGTTGGCGGAGACTCTTTCATGCAGCACATCGCAAGGTTATCGGATTATAACCTGAGAGGAAGCAAACGTCAACCATGACATGCCCGTAACATTTACGTATAATTGCGCCAACATATACCTGCCGCCCACCGTATGCCCATAGACACACTTCAACCCATCTTTCCCGCATTCCGATTCTGCGGCGTCCATCGCGCTACGGCTGAATCCGGCAGGTTCTTCTATGCGTTGTGGAGGAGGATGTGATATGGACACGCAACCGGTGGAACTGCATCCCGTCGATGCCGTCGAAGTGACCATTCTGGTGGATAACGTTATGGATGCGCTTCTCCCGAGCACCTCAAACGTGCACCGTGCGCCGTTGCGCTGGGAGAGTTTTGAGCAGACGCCGCTGCTGGCGGAGCATGGCTTCGCCGCGCTGGTGACCGTTGAAAACCAGGGACAGCGCACGTCCATCCTGTATGATACCGGCATGGGGCGCGAAACGCTGGTTCACAACATGGACGTGCTCGGCGTCGATCCCGGCATTCTGCGCGCGATTGTGCTATCACACGGTCACACCGATCATCACGGTGGCCTCTCCGGGTTGCTGGCGCGCATCGGTCGCCGGAATCTGCCTCTTGTCCTGCATCCTGATGCCTGGCGCGACCGCAAGGCAGTGTTTCCGGGCGGAAACGAACTGCATCTGCCGGCGCCCAACCGCGCCGATCTCGAACGTGAAGGCGTCGTCCTTGTCGAGCGGCGCGATCCGTCGCTGCTGATTGACAATCAGGTTCTGGTGACCGGGCAGGTGGAGCGTGTCACGTCATTTGAGCGGGGCATGCCCGGACACTTCGCGCGGGACAACGACGGTGATTGGACGCCGGATCCGTGGATCTGGGACGATCAGGCGCTGGTCGTCCATGTGCGCAACCAGGGGCTGGTTGTGCTGTCCGCCTGCAGCCATTCCGGGATCGTCAACATTCTCCACTATGCCCGCAAACTGACCGGCGTGACCGACATCTATGGCGTCATCGGCGGGCTGCACCTCTCTGGACGGGTGTTCGAGCCGATCATTCCCGATACGGTCGCTGCATTGACCGATATGGCGCCGAAACTGGTGCTGCCGGGTCACTGCACCGGCTGGAAAGCGCAACACGCGATTGCGCGCGCCCTGCCCGACGCCTATGTGCAGACCTGCGCCGGAACGCGCATTCGCGTGGGGTGACGAGGCGATTCGTAGAGTTCTGCATTTCCAGGCGCGTTTGCCCCTCATCCCCCCAACCCCCTTCACCCACAAGGGGAAAAGGGGGAGTTTGGGTGTCCTGATGCCTGAAACGGAAGATGGCACACAGGGGCTTCTCAAAAACCCTCTCTTGTAAGCCTCCCCCCGCACTCCTTCTCCCACAAGGGGAGAAGGGGGAGTTTGGGCGTCCTGACGCCTGAAACAGAAGATGGCACACAGGGGCTTCCCCAACAACCCTCTCCTGTAAGTCTCCCCCCGCACTCCTTCTCCCACAAGGGGAGAAGGGGGACTTTGGGCGTCCTGATACCTTTTTTCCCTCACTCCCCTGCCCGTCTTTCCTGCACACAGGGGAGAGAAATTGGGCGTCCTGACGAACCAAAACGCGGCTGTGTGCGATCCCGCGATCAGACCGCAGGGCGTCCGTCATGCTCCATTCGCCGATGCGCGTCTCGCTTCCCTTCTGAACTCTCACAATCAGGAGAAAGGGGAGGATGCGGGTTGAGCCGCTCACCGTCTTAACCACGGAACCACGGGCGCCGACGTTCCTGCGGTAGCAGTTCCGAATCGGAGGGTACGCACACTATCAACTCACCTGCAGACGAGGGAGCATGCAGCATCGCAGCCAGCGGAACGCCGAGCCGCTCCATCTGCTCAAGTTCGATCTGGTACCCTTCCAGGCATCGGACTGCGCCGTACAACGTTTCGATCTGCTCAAATACAGTCACATCTCCTGCCGATGGGTCAATCATGGTACTATACACAAGATCGCATCACTCGTATCACCTGGAAACGTATGAAAATCGCCGTTCTCGCCGATATTCATGGCAACCTCCCCGCACTCGCAGCCGTTGCCGCCGATATTGCCGCCTGGAACCCCGACGCCATCGCTGTCGGCGGTGATGTGGTCAACCGTGGTCCGTCCTCCGCCGCGTGCCTGCGCTTCGTCCAGGAGCGCTGCGCGGACAGTGGATGGCGTCTGATCCGCGGGAATCACGAAGATTATGTCATTTCCGTCGTGCATGATCCAACTGATCGCCCCGGCATCGAAGGGGCAATCCGGCGCAATGTGCGCTGGACGGCGGATCAACTCGGCGCGGCGGCGGCAGAACTGGAACGGTTGCCGGAGATTATCAGCATGCACGATCCCGCCGGCGGCGAGGTGCGTATTGTGCACGCATCGATGCGTCACAACCGCGACAATGTGCTGGCAACCACCCCCGACGACGAACTGCGCGAGCAGATTGCGCCTCCCTGCCCCCTGATTGTGGTCGGGCATACGCATCGTCCGCTCATCCGGCGGATCGACTCAACGCTGGTCGTGAATGTCGGTTCGGTGGGATTGCCGTTCGACGGCGATACGCGTGCGTGTTATGGACGTATGGAGTGGCGCGATGGAATCTGGCACGCTGAAATCGTGCGCCTGCCGTATGACCGCGAACGGGCGGAATACGACTTTATTGCGACCGGGTATCTCGATACCAGCGGTCCCGTGGCGCGCCTGGTGTACGATGAGTTCCGCACCGGCTGGCCCCGTATTTACACATGGGTGTCGCGGTACCGCGAAGCGGTGCTGGCGGGTGAACTATCGGTCGATGAGTCGATTGACGAGTTGCTGGCGCTCTGCAATGGCGGACCACCCCCCGACTGGAAACAACCGGCAGCGCCGTTTTCCTGAATGATCCCGGCGAATGGCGGGTGCGGGGCGCGGGCGCGGAGTAACTGTGTTGCTTGTCAAGGGGCGCTCGTATGCACAGCCGGATCCCAGGGCTTTTGCTGACGCAATATTGCGCCGAGAATAGTCAGCAGCTTGCGCATCGCAGCGACGATGGCGACCTTGCGCGGCTTGCCAGCTTGACACAGGCGCTGATCGAAGGCGCGCCTGACCAGACGGCGCCGCGTGGCCGCCAGGGTCGCCATGTACAACACGCTGCGCACATCCCTCCTGCCGCCGGAGATATGCCGGGGTTTGTGCTGTGCGCCGCTCTGATTGGCATACGGCGCAACGCCCACAAAGGCCGCCGCTTCCTTGCGATTGATGGTCCCCAGTTCGGGCAGGCGGAGCAGCAGGTTCAGTGCGGTGATCG
Encoded here:
- a CDS encoding MBL fold metallo-hydrolase, which gives rise to MDTQPVELHPVDAVEVTILVDNVMDALLPSTSNVHRAPLRWESFEQTPLLAEHGFAALVTVENQGQRTSILYDTGMGRETLVHNMDVLGVDPGILRAIVLSHGHTDHHGGLSGLLARIGRRNLPLVLHPDAWRDRKAVFPGGNELHLPAPNRADLEREGVVLVERRDPSLLIDNQVLVTGQVERVTSFERGMPGHFARDNDGDWTPDPWIWDDQALVVHVRNQGLVVLSACSHSGIVNILHYARKLTGVTDIYGVIGGLHLSGRVFEPIIPDTVAALTDMAPKLVLPGHCTGWKAQHAIARALPDAYVQTCAGTRIRVG
- a CDS encoding extracellular solute-binding protein, with amino-acid sequence MTTKLSRRRFLKVAAAGAGGIGATALLAACGGAAPQGGQPTGGQAQPAAPVQGDTVVTEITFWWWDQVGEVWKEPFEKAHPNIKLNFVNTPFADAHDKLLTSFAAGSGAPDVASIEIGRVGNFTAKGGLADLLAPPFDAGSLKNDMVAYKWTQGSTADGRLVCLPWDIGPAGVWYRTDIFEALGLPTEPEAVEELIGGPNRTWDDFFAFAKQLKEKSGGKTSLFADAGTDIYGAVYRQQGEGYADGNKVLIEEKATRPFQLAARARKEGIDANIPWWGAEWQTGLKDNAFAGMVIACWMQGGLTREQPDLVGKWRVIRAPEANYNWGGSFMAIPEQSKNKEAAWTFVKWACATAEGQNIMFKASGVFPAYKPAWQDPLYDEPVPFFGGQRAYRLWTEIGDNIKAIFRTPNDLQLDDIVGAELTKVLQDGKDPVQAAKDAEAEALRRIPDLQG
- a CDS encoding metallophosphoesterase family protein, translated to MKIAVLADIHGNLPALAAVAADIAAWNPDAIAVGGDVVNRGPSSAACLRFVQERCADSGWRLIRGNHEDYVISVVHDPTDRPGIEGAIRRNVRWTADQLGAAAAELERLPEIISMHDPAGGEVRIVHASMRHNRDNVLATTPDDELREQIAPPCPLIVVGHTHRPLIRRIDSTLVVNVGSVGLPFDGDTRACYGRMEWRDGIWHAEIVRLPYDRERAEYDFIATGYLDTSGPVARLVYDEFRTGWPRIYTWVSRYREAVLAGELSVDESIDELLALCNGGPPPDWKQPAAPFS